In one Choloepus didactylus isolate mChoDid1 chromosome 1, mChoDid1.pri, whole genome shotgun sequence genomic region, the following are encoded:
- the LOC119506702 gene encoding protein preY, mitochondrial-like: protein MSQKIALKRPCGAVSGCRTGGAERAAGSPSAGGTLTLPSVVSYRWLHTAGRNRRAEKAPGAFHRVLLQFLVCLLSKKLLRYEALTHELINEELGIAYRIIDGFPSMIPQAARMTHQKKQQEEMEQHII, encoded by the coding sequence atgtctcaaaaaattgcattaaaaaggcCTTGCGGTGCTGTCTCCGGCTGCCGGACCGGCGGAGCAGAGCGTGCGGCAGGCTCCCCGAGTGCTGGGGGGACACTCACACTGCCCTCCGTGGTCTCCTATAGGTGGCTGCACACGGCTGGGAGAAACAGAAGGGCAGAGAAGGCGCCCGGCGCCTTCCACCGGGTGCTGCTGCAGTTCCTGGTGTGCCTGCTCTCCAAGAAGCTGCTCAGATATGAAGCACTGACACATGAATTGATTAATGAAGAGCTGGGAATAGCATATCGAATCATTGATGGCTTTCCTAGCATGATACCACAGGCAGCTAGGATGACACATCAAAagaagcagcaagaagaaatggagCAGCacataatttaa
- the LOC119527999 gene encoding phosphatidylinositol N-acetylglucosaminyltransferase subunit Y-like: MFLSLPTLTVLIPLACLVGLCYSAPAEENFPQGCTGTASFHSLLLSITIPVMFFHLWTWMGIKLCRYN, from the coding sequence ATGTTTCTGTCTCTTCCTACATTGACTGTCCTTATTCCACTGGCTTGTTTAGTAGGACTGTGCTATTCAGCCCCTGCTGAAGAAAACTTCCCACAGGGCTGCACTGGCACAGCTAGCTTTCACAGTCTGCTCTTGTCAATTACCATACCAGTAATGTTCTTCCACCTTTGGACTTGGATGGGTATTAAACTCTGCAGATATAATTAA